The following coding sequences are from one Pseudopipra pipra isolate bDixPip1 chromosome 16, bDixPip1.hap1, whole genome shotgun sequence window:
- the RPS15A gene encoding small ribosomal subunit protein uS8, with translation MVRMNVLADALKSINNAEKRGKRQVLIRPCSKVIVRFLTVMMKHGYIGEFEIIDDHRAGKIVVNLTGRLNKCGVISPRFDVQLKDLEKWQNNLLPSRQFGYIVLTTSAGIMDHEEARRKHTGGKILGFFF, from the exons aTGGTGCGCATGAACGTCCTGGCAGATGCTCTCAAGAGCATCAACAACGCAGAGAAGCGTGGGAAGCGCCAGGTCCTCATCCGGCCGTGCTCCAAGGTGATCGTCCGCTTCCTCACCGTGATGATGAAGCACG GTTACATCGGTGAATTTGAGATAATTGATGaccacagagctgggaagaTTGTTGTCAACCTCACAGGCAGACTCAACAAG tgtGGTGTAATCAGTCCCAGATTTGATGTTCAGCTGAAGGATTTGGAAAAGTGGCAGAACAACCTGCTGCCTTCACGTCAGTTTGG GTACATTGTACTGACAACCTCAGCTGGCATCATGGACCATGAGGAGGCGAGGCGAAAACACACAGGAGGCAAAATCCTGGGGTTCTTTTTCTAA